In the Solibacillus sp. FSL K6-1523 genome, one interval contains:
- a CDS encoding proline--tRNA ligase: protein MKQSLTFIPTLRENPSDADVKSHRLLLRAGFIRQNASGIYSYLPLAKRVLTKIEQIVREEMEAIHSVELLMPAMQAAELWQESGRWEAYGPELMRLKDRHDRDFALGATHEEVITTLVRDEIKSYKKLPLTLYQIQTKFRDEKRPRFGLLRGREFIMKDAYSFHSSRESLDATYDDMYRAYSNIFTRLGLNFRAVIADAGSIGGKGTHEFMVLSEIGEDTIAYSDTSDYAANIEMAEVVVEYTTPDTPKSAIEKVATPDQKTIEEVSSFLNVDASNVIKTLVFNIDEELVIVLARGDHEINDIKLKNALGAASVELAEDAAIKELLGCAPGSIGPVKLPLNVKVIADNAIKSICNGVAGANEDGFHLLNVNPERDFAVASYEDIRFIQEGDPSPDGQGIIKFAEGIEVGHIFKLGTTYSEKMNATFLDEQGKAKPFIMGCYGIGVSRILAAVAEQFQDDNGFTWPNQLAPYDVHLVTVNTKDEAQVQLSDELYGLLKSYRYDVLYDDRAERAGVKFADADLIGLPVRITVGKKASEGIVEVKFRTTGESAEWAKEEVFDRLNEYFRKN from the coding sequence ATGAAACAAAGTTTAACGTTTATTCCAACATTACGTGAAAACCCATCAGATGCAGATGTGAAATCACACCGTCTTCTTTTACGCGCAGGTTTTATTCGTCAAAATGCATCAGGTATTTACTCGTATTTACCATTAGCGAAACGCGTACTAACAAAAATTGAACAAATTGTGCGCGAAGAGATGGAAGCGATTCATTCCGTCGAACTATTAATGCCTGCCATGCAAGCAGCTGAACTTTGGCAAGAATCAGGTCGCTGGGAAGCATACGGTCCAGAATTAATGCGTTTAAAAGACCGTCATGATCGTGATTTCGCATTAGGTGCAACACATGAAGAAGTGATTACAACATTAGTGCGTGACGAAATTAAATCGTACAAAAAATTACCTTTAACACTATACCAAATTCAAACAAAATTCCGCGATGAAAAACGTCCACGCTTCGGATTATTACGCGGACGCGAATTTATTATGAAAGATGCGTATTCATTCCATTCATCTCGTGAATCTTTAGATGCAACATATGATGATATGTACCGTGCTTATTCGAACATCTTTACTCGCCTTGGCTTAAACTTCCGTGCAGTAATCGCGGATGCAGGTTCAATCGGTGGTAAAGGGACACATGAGTTCATGGTATTATCTGAAATTGGGGAAGATACAATCGCTTACTCAGACACTTCAGATTACGCAGCAAATATCGAAATGGCGGAAGTTGTCGTAGAATACACAACGCCTGATACGCCGAAAAGTGCGATTGAAAAAGTGGCAACACCAGATCAAAAGACAATTGAAGAAGTATCTTCATTCTTAAATGTTGACGCTTCAAATGTGATCAAAACACTAGTATTTAATATTGATGAAGAGCTAGTTATTGTATTAGCGCGTGGCGATCACGAAATCAATGATATTAAATTGAAAAATGCATTAGGTGCAGCATCAGTAGAGCTTGCAGAAGATGCGGCAATTAAAGAATTACTAGGCTGTGCACCAGGTTCAATTGGTCCGGTTAAATTACCGTTAAATGTGAAAGTAATTGCAGATAATGCGATTAAATCAATTTGTAACGGTGTTGCTGGGGCAAATGAAGACGGCTTCCACTTATTAAATGTCAATCCGGAACGTGACTTTGCCGTTGCTTCTTATGAAGATATTCGCTTTATTCAAGAGGGAGACCCTTCACCAGATGGACAAGGTATCATTAAATTTGCTGAAGGTATTGAAGTAGGCCATATCTTTAAACTTGGTACGACGTATTCAGAAAAAATGAATGCAACGTTTTTAGATGAGCAAGGCAAGGCAAAACCATTCATTATGGGCTGCTATGGTATCGGGGTTTCTCGTATACTTGCAGCAGTTGCTGAACAATTCCAAGATGATAATGGCTTTACATGGCCGAATCAATTGGCGCCATATGATGTTCATTTAGTAACTGTAAATACAAAGGATGAAGCGCAAGTTCAGTTATCGGATGAATTATACGGTTTATTAAAATCATATCGCTATGATGTTCTTTATGATGATCGTGCAGAGCGTGCAGGTGTTAAATTTGCAGATGCGGATTTAATTGGCTTACCAGTGCGTATTACTGTTGGTAAAAAAGCGTCAGAAGGTATTGTAGAAGTGAAATTCCGTACAACTGGTGAATCGGCTGAGTGGGCAAAAGAAGAAGTATTTGACCGCTTAAACGAATATTTCCGTAAAAACTAA
- the frr gene encoding ribosome recycling factor, whose product MSKQVLDQAQDKMTKSIGAFSRELASIRAGVANASLLDRIQVDYYGAPTPINQLGGVSVPEARLLVISPYDKTILGEIEKAIMRSDIGITPTNDGNVIRLAIPALTEERRKDLVKLVKKTAEEAKVAVRNVRRDANDDLKKLEKNGEITEDELRGFGEDIQKLTDSSIVKVDELVKEKEKEILTV is encoded by the coding sequence ATGTCAAAGCAAGTATTAGATCAAGCTCAAGATAAAATGACGAAATCAATTGGTGCTTTCTCTCGAGAACTAGCATCAATTCGTGCGGGTGTGGCCAATGCGTCACTACTTGACCGTATTCAAGTAGATTATTATGGTGCACCAACACCGATTAACCAATTAGGCGGTGTTTCTGTACCAGAAGCTCGTCTATTAGTCATCTCACCTTATGATAAAACTATTTTAGGTGAAATTGAAAAAGCAATTATGCGTTCAGATATCGGTATTACACCGACAAACGATGGGAATGTAATTCGTTTAGCAATACCAGCTTTAACGGAAGAGCGTCGTAAAGACTTAGTAAAACTAGTTAAAAAGACAGCTGAAGAAGCAAAAGTAGCGGTTCGTAACGTTCGTCGTGATGCTAATGATGACCTTAAAAAGTTAGAGAAAAATGGAGAAATTACGGAAGATGAATTACGTGGTTTCGGTGAAGATATCCAAAAACTAACAGATAGCTCGATCGTTAAAGTAGACGAGCTTGTAAAAGAAAAAGAAAAAGAAATTTTAACAGTTTAA
- a CDS encoding PolC-type DNA polymerase III, with amino-acid sequence MAQQEAKQKFLLLLQQLELTDDVYMSFFEKGELERVTVHKKKRLWHFKIKVNNILPFEVYQLLRMRMAEKFSHIASVLLTIDSFNPVVNEQHILDYWYPAIEQIADMSPLLRENLSKQVPKWTGHKLVVTSMLEVEFLALKAKYTDKIADSYRAFGFPHIPLEFKLVEESEEFIAQQEAFYMQRQEEEERLSKQAMADFAMREKEKADNPGAVTSDVAFQLGALIKNAESTEIRTILEEERSIIIEGFIFAVDVKELRSGRSLLEIKVSDYTDSLMVKMFSNSDEEVAKMNMISKGMWVRLRGSIQMDTFARDLVMMVKDINEIKKEPRKDHAPEGEKRVELHLHTPMSQMDAMTPVDKLVAQAAKWGHPAIAITDHAVVQSFPEAYSAGKKNGIKVIYGVEVNLVDDGKPIAYDPIDSPLEDTTYVVFDVETTGFSNVYDTIIELAAVKIKNGQVLDTFERFSNPHRKLTAKIIELTHITDDMLVNAPEIEEVITEFHDFIGDSVVVAHNAAFDLGFLYVAYKKAGLGHVRHPGIDTVELSRLVNPTQKSHSLKTLTKKYNIELTQHHRAIYDTEATGELLLHLLKQTADLGIRNLNELNDHVGGEEGYKQARPSHCTVLAVDDAGLKNMFKLITISHTQTFYRVPRIRRSDLQKYREGLIIGSGCSNGELFETMMNKTPEEAERIAQFYDYLEVMPKPVYSQLVDGGTVHDEWALEDIIRRIVKLGKKLNLPVVATGNVHYLHETDAKFRQILIGSMGGANPLNRQPLPKVHFRTTDDMLKEFDFLGPDLAKEVVVTNTHLVADMIGDVKPIKDDLYTPKIEGSDDEVTNLTYEMAHEIYGETLPEIVQARIDKELKSILGHGFGVIYLISAKLVKKSLADGYLVGSRGSVGSSLVATFMEITEVNPLPPHYVCPNCKHSEFIADGTVASGYDLPNKECPKCGEQYKKDGHDIPFETFLGFKGDKVPDIDLNFSGEYQPQAHNYTKVLFGEDYVYRAGTIGTVAEKTAYGYVKGYGNDHGITYRNAEVDRLVQGCTGVKRNSGQHPGGIIVVPDYMDIYDFTPIQFPADAQDAEWKTTHFDFHSIHDNILKLDILGHDDPTVIRMLQDLSGIDPKTIPTDDPIVMEIFSSTKSLGVTEKQIGTKTGTLGIPEFGTKFVRQMLEETKPSTFSELVQISGLSHGTDVWLGNAADLIKDGTCVLSEVIGCRDDIMVYLIYQDLEPSFAFKIMESVRKGKGLSDDMEAEMRAKKVPEWYIDSCKKIKYMFPKAHAAAYVLMAVRIAWFKVHHPILYYAAYFTVRASDFDLIAMTQGSVMIRKKVDEINMKGLDAAPKEKSLLTVMEIALEMCERGMNFKKIDLYRSHASEFIIEGNSLIPPFDSIPGLGTNVAKQIVEARKNGEFLSKEDLQQRGRVSKTLIEYMDDLGCLEGMPDANQLSLF; translated from the coding sequence TTGGCACAACAGGAGGCAAAACAAAAGTTCTTACTTCTGTTACAACAACTTGAACTAACAGATGACGTCTATATGTCCTTCTTTGAAAAAGGTGAGCTGGAACGAGTAACGGTTCATAAAAAGAAACGTCTATGGCACTTTAAAATAAAGGTGAACAATATTTTGCCTTTCGAAGTATATCAATTATTACGAATGAGGATGGCAGAAAAGTTTTCTCATATTGCATCTGTTTTATTAACGATTGACTCATTTAATCCCGTTGTTAACGAGCAGCATATTTTAGATTATTGGTACCCTGCGATTGAACAAATTGCGGATATGTCACCTTTATTACGTGAAAATTTATCGAAGCAAGTACCTAAGTGGACAGGTCATAAGCTTGTTGTCACTTCAATGCTAGAAGTGGAATTTTTAGCATTGAAGGCGAAATATACCGATAAAATTGCTGATTCATACCGCGCATTTGGTTTCCCACATATCCCACTAGAGTTCAAGCTTGTAGAGGAATCCGAAGAATTTATTGCACAGCAAGAAGCGTTTTATATGCAACGACAAGAAGAAGAAGAACGTTTATCGAAACAGGCGATGGCAGACTTTGCAATGCGAGAAAAGGAAAAGGCAGACAACCCAGGCGCAGTAACGAGCGATGTCGCATTCCAATTAGGTGCTCTAATCAAAAATGCAGAATCAACGGAAATTCGTACAATTTTAGAAGAAGAACGCTCGATTATTATTGAAGGATTTATTTTTGCAGTAGATGTAAAAGAATTGCGCAGTGGTCGCTCACTTCTTGAAATAAAAGTATCGGATTATACAGATTCCTTGATGGTCAAAATGTTCTCAAATAGCGATGAAGAAGTGGCGAAAATGAACATGATTAGTAAAGGAATGTGGGTAAGACTACGCGGCTCTATCCAAATGGATACATTCGCACGTGATTTAGTCATGATGGTAAAAGATATTAATGAAATCAAAAAAGAACCGCGTAAAGATCATGCTCCAGAAGGTGAGAAACGTGTGGAATTGCATCTACATACGCCGATGAGCCAAATGGATGCAATGACACCTGTCGATAAATTAGTCGCACAGGCCGCGAAATGGGGACACCCTGCCATTGCCATTACAGACCATGCCGTCGTTCAATCTTTCCCAGAAGCTTATTCTGCCGGAAAGAAAAACGGCATTAAAGTCATTTATGGTGTAGAGGTGAACTTAGTAGACGATGGAAAACCAATTGCTTATGACCCGATTGATTCACCACTAGAGGATACTACTTATGTTGTATTTGACGTGGAAACGACAGGTTTTTCCAATGTGTATGACACCATTATTGAATTAGCTGCTGTTAAAATCAAAAATGGCCAAGTGCTCGATACGTTTGAGCGCTTTTCGAATCCACATCGCAAATTAACGGCAAAAATTATAGAATTGACGCATATTACGGATGATATGCTTGTGAATGCGCCAGAAATTGAAGAAGTTATTACAGAATTCCATGATTTTATTGGTGATTCAGTCGTTGTAGCGCATAATGCAGCATTCGACTTAGGTTTCCTTTATGTTGCTTATAAAAAAGCGGGCTTGGGACATGTACGACATCCGGGTATTGATACCGTGGAGTTATCCCGCTTAGTCAACCCTACACAAAAGTCACATAGTTTAAAAACGTTAACGAAAAAATATAATATCGAATTAACGCAACATCACCGTGCGATTTATGATACGGAAGCGACAGGGGAATTATTGCTTCATCTACTGAAGCAAACGGCAGATTTAGGTATTCGAAATTTAAATGAATTAAATGATCATGTCGGAGGGGAAGAAGGGTATAAGCAAGCCCGTCCAAGCCACTGTACAGTTTTAGCGGTAGATGATGCAGGATTGAAAAATATGTTTAAGCTTATTACCATTTCACATACCCAAACATTTTATCGCGTACCACGGATACGTCGTTCGGACTTGCAAAAGTATCGTGAAGGTTTAATTATCGGCTCGGGTTGCTCGAACGGTGAGTTATTCGAAACGATGATGAATAAAACCCCAGAAGAAGCGGAACGAATTGCGCAGTTTTATGATTATTTAGAAGTGATGCCAAAACCGGTTTATTCGCAGCTAGTTGATGGTGGAACCGTGCATGATGAGTGGGCGTTAGAAGACATTATTCGTCGTATTGTCAAGCTCGGTAAAAAATTGAATTTGCCGGTCGTTGCAACAGGTAATGTACATTATTTACATGAAACAGATGCCAAGTTCCGTCAAATTTTAATTGGCTCTATGGGTGGTGCGAATCCATTAAATCGCCAGCCTTTACCGAAAGTTCATTTCCGTACGACCGATGATATGTTGAAGGAATTTGATTTTTTAGGCCCCGATTTAGCAAAAGAGGTCGTTGTGACGAATACACACCTTGTTGCCGATATGATTGGTGATGTTAAACCGATTAAAGACGACTTATATACGCCGAAAATTGAAGGTTCTGATGATGAAGTAACGAACTTAACGTATGAAATGGCACATGAAATATACGGAGAGACTTTACCGGAAATTGTGCAAGCGCGTATTGATAAGGAATTAAAATCGATTTTAGGTCACGGTTTTGGGGTAATTTATTTAATTTCAGCAAAGCTCGTGAAAAAATCATTAGCGGATGGCTACTTAGTTGGATCGCGTGGTTCGGTAGGTTCTTCACTTGTCGCAACCTTTATGGAAATTACCGAAGTGAATCCATTGCCTCCACATTATGTATGTCCGAACTGTAAGCATTCCGAATTTATTGCAGATGGTACTGTCGCATCAGGTTATGACTTACCGAATAAAGAATGTCCAAAATGTGGTGAGCAATATAAAAAAGACGGGCATGATATTCCGTTCGAAACATTCCTAGGATTCAAAGGAGATAAGGTACCCGACATCGATTTGAACTTCTCAGGTGAGTACCAACCACAAGCCCATAACTATACGAAAGTACTGTTCGGGGAAGATTATGTATATCGTGCCGGTACGATAGGAACAGTTGCTGAAAAAACGGCTTATGGCTATGTGAAAGGTTATGGCAACGATCATGGCATTACTTATCGTAATGCAGAAGTGGATCGACTTGTACAAGGCTGTACCGGGGTAAAACGAAATTCAGGACAACACCCGGGGGGAATTATTGTTGTACCAGACTATATGGATATTTATGATTTTACACCAATCCAATTCCCTGCAGATGCACAGGATGCTGAATGGAAAACGACACATTTTGATTTCCACTCGATTCACGATAATATTTTGAAACTTGATATTCTAGGGCACGATGATCCAACGGTTATTCGTATGCTACAAGATTTATCGGGCATTGATCCAAAAACAATCCCGACCGATGATCCGATTGTTATGGAAATTTTTAGTTCAACGAAATCGCTCGGTGTAACGGAAAAGCAAATTGGCACAAAAACAGGGACGCTAGGCATTCCAGAATTCGGGACTAAGTTCGTTCGCCAAATGCTTGAAGAAACGAAACCATCTACATTTAGTGAGCTCGTGCAAATCTCAGGGCTGTCACACGGAACGGACGTATGGTTAGGGAATGCTGCTGATTTGATTAAAGATGGTACCTGTGTTTTATCCGAAGTAATTGGTTGCCGTGATGATATTATGGTGTATTTAATTTACCAAGACCTTGAACCATCGTTTGCCTTTAAAATTATGGAATCGGTGCGTAAGGGGAAAGGGTTATCCGATGATATGGAAGCCGAAATGCGCGCGAAGAAAGTACCAGAGTGGTATATCGACTCATGTAAAAAGATCAAATACATGTTCCCGAAAGCCCACGCTGCTGCCTATGTATTAATGGCGGTCCGTATTGCTTGGTTTAAAGTACATCACCCAATTTTATATTATGCGGCGTACTTTACAGTGCGAGCATCTGATTTTGATTTAATCGCTATGACACAAGGTTCAGTCATGATTCGCAAAAAAGTCGATGAAATCAACATGAAAGGTTTGGATGCAGCACCTAAAGAAAAAAGTTTACTAACTGTAATGGAAATTGCTTTAGAAATGTGTGAGCGTGGAATGAACTTTAAAAAGATTGATTTATATCGTTCTCATGCAAGTGAATTTATCATTGAAGGCAATTCACTCATTCCACCATTTGATTCGATTCCAGGACTCGGTACAAACGTGGCGAAACAGATTGTCGAAGCACGTAAAAATGGTGAGTTCTTGTCAAAAGAGGACTTGCAACAACGTGGTCGTGTTTCGAAAACATTGATTGAGTATATGGATGACCTCGGATGTTTAGAAGGAATGCCAGATGCGAACCAATTATCGCTTTTCTAA
- a CDS encoding isoprenyl transferase, with amino-acid sequence MFKKLLMKKMNKITPTMNESVGLVKGEDIPTHIAIIMDGNGRWAKKRSMPRVAGHHEGMKTVRKITRCACDLGVKVLTLYAFSTENWKRPKSEVEFLMKLPEQFLTSFLPELMERNIRIEMIGVMETLPKYTQAALQKAMDATKNNTGLILNFAMNYGGRAEIVMAMQQLMKEVEAGTLAIEEINEQHITQHLMTAHLPEPDLLIRTSGEVRISNFMLWQLAYTEFWFTNTHWPDFDEACLKEAITVYQNRNRRYGGLKGEGTN; translated from the coding sequence ATGTTTAAAAAACTTTTAATGAAAAAAATGAATAAAATTACGCCAACAATGAATGAAAGTGTGGGCTTAGTTAAAGGTGAAGACATTCCTACCCATATTGCGATCATCATGGACGGTAATGGTCGTTGGGCAAAAAAACGTTCAATGCCACGTGTTGCAGGGCACCATGAAGGAATGAAAACCGTTCGTAAAATTACGCGTTGTGCTTGTGATTTAGGGGTGAAAGTATTAACGCTGTATGCATTTTCAACCGAGAATTGGAAGCGCCCTAAATCAGAAGTAGAATTTTTAATGAAATTACCTGAGCAATTTTTAACGTCCTTTTTACCGGAGTTGATGGAACGTAATATCCGGATTGAGATGATCGGTGTTATGGAAACACTCCCGAAATATACGCAAGCCGCACTACAAAAAGCAATGGATGCGACGAAAAATAATACGGGACTTATTTTAAACTTTGCAATGAATTACGGCGGTCGTGCCGAAATTGTGATGGCGATGCAACAGTTGATGAAAGAAGTAGAAGCAGGTACGCTTGCAATTGAAGAAATCAATGAACAACATATTACACAACATCTCATGACGGCTCACTTACCAGAGCCTGATTTACTCATTCGAACGAGTGGTGAAGTGAGAATTAGCAATTTTATGTTATGGCAGCTCGCATATACGGAATTTTGGTTTACCAATACGCATTGGCCAGACTTTGATGAGGCATGCTTAAAGGAAGCCATCACGGTGTATCAAAACCGTAACCGCCGTTATGGAGGGCTGAAAGGAGAAGGAACGAATTGA
- a CDS encoding phosphatidate cytidylyltransferase: protein MKQRIITGVIAAALFIPFVIYGGAPFALVICALAIVGFYEILKMKNISIVSIPGILGLLALLILVIPETWSTEVVQTLGYDSKLMIVYGIAALLLIYTVLVKNKMTFDEIGFILLGIFYVGLGFHYFIEARMIGLEFIVFALLVVWTTDSGAYFVGRKLGKNKLWPEISPNKTIEGFVGGIVIAVLFAIAMQMIYPFTASYLQLIIVTIVASIVGQMGDLVESAIKRHYGVKDSGNILPGHGGILDRFDSLLFVVPLLHFLHFFA from the coding sequence TTGAAACAACGCATTATTACCGGAGTAATAGCTGCAGCATTATTTATTCCATTTGTTATTTATGGAGGCGCTCCGTTTGCACTTGTAATTTGTGCACTAGCCATAGTCGGATTTTATGAAATTTTAAAAATGAAAAATATTTCTATCGTTTCAATTCCGGGAATTTTAGGCTTGTTAGCATTGTTAATACTTGTCATTCCAGAAACATGGTCAACTGAGGTCGTGCAAACCTTAGGCTATGACTCGAAATTAATGATTGTTTACGGGATTGCAGCGCTATTATTAATTTATACTGTACTTGTTAAAAATAAAATGACATTTGATGAAATTGGCTTTATTTTATTAGGTATATTTTATGTTGGACTAGGCTTTCATTACTTTATTGAAGCACGAATGATTGGTTTAGAATTTATCGTTTTTGCGTTGCTTGTTGTTTGGACAACCGATTCAGGCGCGTATTTTGTCGGACGTAAACTAGGGAAAAATAAATTGTGGCCAGAAATTTCGCCTAACAAAACGATAGAAGGATTTGTTGGGGGGATTGTCATCGCTGTGTTATTTGCCATCGCGATGCAAATGATTTATCCGTTTACTGCAAGCTATTTGCAACTAATTATTGTTACTATTGTTGCTTCGATTGTCGGTCAAATGGGTGATTTAGTTGAATCAGCCATCAAGCGTCATTACGGTGTAAAGGATTCAGGAAATATTTTACCAGGTCATGGGGGCATTTTAGATCGCTTTGACAGTTTATTATTTGTCGTACCTTTACTACATTTTTTACATTTTTTTGCGTAA
- the dxr gene encoding 1-deoxy-D-xylulose-5-phosphate reductoisomerase — MKKISLLGATGSIGWQTFDILLAHPDQFKLVAFSAGQNIEKSRQIIEKLQPELVSMQTEEAARLLQKDYPTIAFTYGEKGLVDVATHPESTVLVNAVLGSVGLESTLAAIRMGKTIAIANKETLVTAGHLVMAEAKKYNAPILPVDSEHSALFQSMNGENPKRIERLILTASGGSFRDKTREQLDGVTVRDALNHPNWSMGAKITIDSATMMNKGLEVIEAHVLFNMPYDNIDVLLHRESIIHSMVEFEDTSVIAQLGTPDMRVPIQYALSYPDRLPLQNGQRLNLAQIGQLHFKEVDFDRFRALKLAYDAGRMGGTILTAMNAANEAAVALFLQEKMTFLQIEECIERVMNKHNNILVPDLQTILHVDSETRKSVASMVE; from the coding sequence GTGAAAAAGATTAGTTTATTAGGTGCAACAGGTTCAATTGGATGGCAAACTTTTGATATTTTACTGGCACATCCTGACCAATTTAAACTTGTTGCATTTTCTGCTGGACAAAATATTGAAAAATCACGTCAAATTATTGAAAAGCTTCAACCTGAATTAGTATCGATGCAAACAGAGGAAGCTGCACGTTTATTGCAAAAGGATTATCCGACGATTGCTTTTACATATGGTGAAAAAGGTCTTGTTGATGTAGCGACACATCCTGAATCGACGGTATTAGTGAACGCTGTTTTAGGCAGTGTCGGTTTAGAGTCAACGCTTGCTGCCATTCGCATGGGGAAAACAATTGCCATTGCGAATAAAGAAACGTTAGTAACGGCAGGCCATTTAGTGATGGCGGAAGCGAAGAAGTATAATGCGCCGATTTTACCAGTAGATAGTGAACATTCGGCTTTATTTCAATCGATGAACGGTGAAAATCCGAAACGAATCGAACGTCTTATTTTAACAGCTTCTGGTGGTTCATTCCGCGATAAAACGCGCGAACAGTTAGACGGTGTAACGGTAAGGGATGCACTGAATCATCCGAACTGGTCAATGGGCGCAAAAATTACAATCGATTCTGCGACAATGATGAATAAAGGGCTGGAAGTAATCGAAGCGCATGTGTTATTTAATATGCCTTATGACAATATTGATGTGTTGTTACACCGAGAGAGTATTATTCATTCAATGGTCGAATTTGAAGATACAAGTGTGATCGCTCAACTTGGTACGCCGGATATGCGTGTGCCGATTCAATATGCACTGAGTTATCCAGATCGTCTTCCGTTACAAAATGGGCAACGTTTAAACTTAGCGCAAATTGGTCAACTTCATTTTAAAGAGGTTGATTTTGATCGTTTCCGTGCGTTGAAGCTTGCTTATGATGCAGGACGAATGGGTGGTACAATTTTAACGGCAATGAATGCAGCAAATGAAGCAGCTGTCGCATTATTTTTACAAGAAAAAATGACGTTTCTACAAATTGAGGAATGCATTGAACGTGTGATGAATAAGCATAATAATATTTTAGTGCCAGATTTACAAACGATTTTACATGTAGATAGTGAGACGAGAAAATCTGTTGCAAGCATGGTAGAATAG
- the rseP gene encoding RIP metalloprotease RseP: protein MQTVIAFIAIFGSLVFFHELGHFIFAKRAGIMVREFAIGMGPKIFGMTKGETVYTLRLLPIGGYVRMAGEDTDSVELQPGYRVALVTNEENIVEKIVLNQKMQYQNVIFLEVERADLEKELWIEGYDEEDKLVRYNVSRTATIVENGTELIIAPLDRQFNSKSVGARAMAIFAGPLFNFILAFFIFVIMGLFQGIPSKDPVISEVMDDRPASAAGLQDGDRVTKINGESISSWEQLSAIIQQNPGKSLEFEVDRSGTTATANVVPQGVEQGEGEIVGQIGVMRPIETNPLKAIPYGAEQTYDMIVLIGSLVGKLVTGQFSIEALSGPVGIYKTTETVVTYGFYNILYFAAMLSVNLGIMNLLPLPALDGGRLLFFAFEAVRGKPMDRQKEGMIHFVGIVLLMILMVVVTWNDIQHFFF, encoded by the coding sequence ATGCAAACAGTTATTGCCTTTATCGCAATTTTTGGCTCACTAGTATTTTTCCATGAGCTAGGACACTTTATATTTGCAAAGCGCGCGGGTATTATGGTACGCGAGTTTGCCATTGGGATGGGTCCGAAAATTTTCGGAATGACGAAAGGTGAAACGGTTTATACGCTACGCCTTTTACCGATCGGTGGTTATGTTCGAATGGCGGGTGAGGACACAGATTCCGTTGAGTTACAGCCAGGGTATCGTGTAGCACTCGTGACAAACGAAGAGAATATCGTTGAAAAAATCGTATTAAACCAAAAAATGCAATATCAAAATGTCATTTTCTTAGAAGTGGAACGTGCGGATTTAGAAAAAGAGCTATGGATTGAAGGCTATGATGAAGAGGACAAGCTCGTTCGTTATAACGTCTCACGCACGGCGACAATCGTTGAAAATGGAACAGAGCTTATTATTGCGCCGCTAGATCGTCAATTTAACTCTAAATCGGTTGGTGCGCGTGCAATGGCCATTTTTGCAGGCCCATTATTCAACTTTATTTTAGCATTCTTCATTTTTGTCATCATGGGGTTATTCCAAGGGATACCTTCAAAAGACCCTGTTATTTCAGAAGTTATGGATGATCGTCCTGCGAGTGCAGCAGGGCTTCAAGATGGTGACCGTGTTACGAAAATTAATGGTGAGTCGATTAGTAGCTGGGAGCAACTGTCGGCAATCATTCAACAAAACCCAGGTAAAAGCCTAGAGTTTGAAGTGGACCGCAGTGGTACAACGGCAACAGCCAATGTAGTCCCACAAGGTGTCGAACAAGGTGAGGGTGAAATCGTGGGTCAAATTGGTGTTATGCGTCCGATCGAAACGAACCCTCTAAAAGCGATTCCTTATGGTGCTGAACAAACGTATGATATGATCGTTTTAATTGGTTCACTTGTAGGTAAGCTCGTTACGGGGCAGTTTTCAATTGAAGCACTTTCAGGACCAGTAGGCATTTATAAGACGACTGAAACGGTTGTGACATATGGTTTTTATAATATCCTTTACTTTGCTGCGATGTTAAGTGTCAATTTAGGGATTATGAACTTATTACCACTACCTGCTTTAGATGGCGGTCGTTTATTGTTCTTCGCATTTGAAGCGGTTCGAGGGAAACCGATGGATCGTCAAAAAGAAGGTATGATTCACTTTGTAGGTATTGTTCTATTAATGATTTTAATGGTAGTCGTGACATGGAACGATATTCAACATTTCTTCTTCTAA